atgtaaaaagatatacattatttacagtagatCGTCCTGATCAATAAGTACCAGTCTTTTAATGCAGTGAGGCATTTTTGACAGCTGGCGTACCCGATCCCATGTAATGGATTGGGCTTTACATGTATAGCCAATACAGATCCACTATTGATTGGCCTTCATACTGTAGTGATATGCTGGATTTGTTTGGGACATCTCTAGTCTGTGTAATTGCTTATAAATGCTGCAGGATTAAATTCTCATAACAATCAGAGAAGTCAGCCTTTCAGGAGGAGGGGCATAAAAGGGACATTCTCTGATGCTGttggggttgtgtgtgtgattgttgaGCAGAAAGCCTGGCTAAGCTGTTCAGCCGGATGGACCAGAACTCTCCAGAGAGAGTCGCGTTTGTGTCCAGAGCCTTGAAATGGTCCACAGGAGGGTCCGGGAAGTTGGGTCACCCAAAACTACACCAGCTGCTAGCTGTCACCTTGTGGAAAGGTAATGAATGAATTTAGTTTTATGAAGTGTAGAGGAGAATAATACATGGTTATCACAAGttatgataaatattgaatcTAACGATGTAAAACAGATAGTTGAGTATTTGAGTCTCTCAAATAATCTCATCAGTTATCCAAATATCTATATCATCACAGTCCTAAACATGATGCTTCACATCCTAACAAAACCAACTGAAGGGAAACACACAATGGCAGCATATGATGTTCACCAAAACACCCGTCGCCTATTGTTTTGTAAACTCAGGCACCAGCAGCATCATGATGCGTGTTAACCCTCGTCACAATAAGCACTGTCCTTTCTGTCAGCATTGACACCCGTTAACACTCCAGGAAAGCACCAATTTTATTCCATTCACTCCCTAGGAGTGATGAGGCACATCCCAGCTTCTGTACAGTAAAGGGAGGgtccattattgttttttatttattttcttttaggctttttttgtcattgtgaAGCTTCACAGTGGGGTTCATTATGTGTTCAAATCCGAACATTGACATTttgtcaaagtatgtatgttttagcttCAATAtacttctaaaaactttttcccacatGACCTGACCTAGTAGGGCAGTGCAATtaaatcaaatttcaattacaattttggcttccaacaattattaaaaacaacataatcAACATAAACGATTGTCCCTCGTTCCGTTTCGCAATGACGCTCTGTCTTTTGTCTTGCGCACCCCTTTCCTTCACAGCGGTGTGGTTTCAGGAGCCGCtgctcggtgtgggaggatcccccTTGTGGGAACTCTCCCCGACGCTGGGTATATTTCCTCTGTAGTGGTGCGCCGCGAGTCGTGACCGTCTAAgttggcttggaaaggcccagTGTGAAGTTGCAGCCTGGACCATCTGGACCGCGCTGCTTAGGGAGGGACGAAACTCTCTGCTCCCGGCGTGACTGTCACCCGGGGTGGACCCACCCGTCTTGACACACAGACCCTGTCttgtttaccatgctttgtgggtgtgtgacttttttgccgtgtcatcactattcatatctatacaacctaTGTGTTGATTGTAAGATTAGCCTAAATTGTCAACAAGAGCAcgaagttcttcatagatctagcctctaaATTTTGCcatcaaagtgcaccagattgaagcatttaacttataatgtaggctacaaaatgttctttctaaatgcataaTATTTCGATGAGTAATCGTgttgaataatcgtgatctcagtATTTATGATTTTTGTAATAATCAAGCAACCTTATGAcctaggtttctgcatgatgacgctgctacatatacagtatatatacagtgtaataacattacatacagtaacttggATGGCGGTTGGTATACTCCCAgattggagaagcagacaggagcactgaagctaagcaatgtactgctgggaacgccacgttagttcggattcGAAAGTCAcagaataacacaaacaaactaactgatcgatgcAGCGCTAGActagcaactcctgtgttctgcttAAAATTAAAATCTggtaaaattaaatgtttttgtgaatggagtctggtctggtagcAATGTAGACCGTATTATAATTGCTTCAGTTCCTCAtctgaaagggctgtctgatggcgaggtaaagttgtgaaaatattctaaatatagcgtacacttaaactgatatagatttattttttttaggtggctaaaatacgtgcTTCTGCTGCACCAGTCCACAGCCGCTTAACCTCGCtgccagacagccctttctgatggggaactgacgCAGTTATATTGTTCTCTtcgaagccaccagactacattcacaaagcAGTTATTTTAACTCGCAGAACAAgagagtatacatacaacctcacttaaaaaaaatccgaactattttagttatttccaaacttagcacagctgacgttgactcagctagtgctagcgttcacagtATTAATagccttattgattagcttactttggtaacctacgtcactgctttttccAAAGGCTGAGTGGGCGTATccatttgaggaaaaaaaaggaacagaaCACATATTGACCCGCCCTCTAACTAATTCTTCCAGCCGTATGCCATATCCGGTGTATGCTACGGGTGTGTGTTGCCCTTAATATTGGTCCTAATGTGCAAGCTGCCCTGTTCCTGCGTGAAAGTTAATACCTTAACAGTTTTAGATTATtgaatattaaaatgtttttgtgtgttcagAGCAAAACTACAGTGAGTCTCGTTACCACTTCCTGCATTCGTCTGACGGGGAAGGCTGTGCACAGATGCTGGTGGAGTATTCAGCGTCACGAGGCTTCCGCAGCGAGGTCGACATGTTTGTGGCGCAGGCCGTCCTACAGTAAGTGAAACAacaatattcattttttatatcGTCACCTTGTAATAGCTGACATCACCTTCCATGTCAGTAAATGTAATCTGAAGTTTTTGTTTGATTTAGGTGTAGTATTCTGAATCTGTATGTGCTGTGGAGAATAGGGTCGGGCAATATTGAAATTCCCCTACTGAAAATAttgctttaagaaaaacaatatatgataTTATCGTCCAAAAAAAAGCTGAAGTGAGACGCACATGGATATAAGTATCTATAGAGTGGAGATGCATATGTTGCAATAGGCTACCTATAGGTGGCCAGTGTGGCGAAAATGTATAGGCAGTAAGTGTTGTTTTACTCAAGTGCATGCTGAGATCAATAAATCAGATGAATCAGCTGGTgaggttattttttattaaataacacGTTTATCGACATTGATGTCTACCTTTTTCACATCTGAAACGACGGCATTGTAGTAGCTTGGAATGGCTGTCTCaggtctctctctgtcactctctcgcACACTCGCTAACATTACGGGCCGCTTGGCTGGCAGAAACGGAGCGTCTCGTCAGCCCAAAATACCCATGAACTTCATAGTAAACAAACGCGACGTCCGCCGTGCgcctcttctgtctgtctgtctctctctctctctctctctctctcaaccgcACACActgacactcgctaacgttaaaCACACAACCCACGCACTGACGTATtccttaaaaatacataaatcccAGATGGCTTGGCCCGGCGGTGAGTCAATTTAGTCCCGGCGAACCGCTGGGCTGGCAGTACACTGGCGGACACCTTGCTGTCTTGCTGAAATATCTGCGACTTGGTAAGTCATATTGGCGATGTAATGTATTCACCAATTCCTTGAAACTGGCTTTTTCAACTGTGTCTATAGAAACCATTTCTTTTACAATGTGCCTGGTAACTGCCCTCGTACAGTCTCGCCTCCGTTGGCGGTCACgtttatatgtttttgttgcttttgcgAAAGCTACATGGGGAATTACGTAGGCTACAGCTTCAGACGTATGCTACATGTtattacatgtttgtttttttgatacACTACAAAAGTGCGGTGAAGcatagagaaaaagagaaagagagagagactgaatatagtgcaaaacTCATAACAGGTGTTGCGTATTTGAATATCGTTCTGTTATCGTGGACACGTGAGGACTATTATTGTAGCCAACCAGTATCGTGTTGAACAATAATCTCGTCATATCGCCCAAGCCTAGTGGAGAAAGTAGTATTGATGCATCCTCCTCCAGCATATTTGTCATATCCATTTTCTGTGTTTGATTGTTTCTGGTctaccgtctctctctctctctctctctcactttctgtcACATTTTCTTTCGCATCCTCTCCTTTTGTCTTTACACCCTGTCCCTTTTCTATTTCTGTCCTTTTCTTCTCTGAACCTCCACCCTCCAGGTTCCTCTGCTTAAAGAACAAAAACGGTGCTTCCGTGGTGTTCAGCACATACACAGAGAAACACCCGTCCATAGAGAAGGGCCCACCCTTCGTCCAGCCTCTACTAAACTTTATCTGGTTTCTGCTGCTGGCAGTGGATGGGTGAGTTGTATTAACCTCTATAAACCTTTACttgaataatatatttaatttattatgtcTTTAATGTCACATAATAATGTCTTATTCTATTGTATATCTGCACAGACTCCTCAGCTACCATTAGCTGACTTCATACTGCAGCATTAATCTCATTTGATTGACAAATTTTGTGCAGCGAATAGAACACAGCCAACAATAGACTTCAAGCTACTGCTGAGCTTGTTCCTTTAGTACTTTACAGCAGTAAATTGTTTGTTTGAAAAATAGTTTGCAGgtaataatgtacagtatttaaaaCTTTACTTGTCTTTGTTTCTTCAGGGGTAAATTAACAGTTTTCACAGTGTTATGTGAGCAATATCAACCTTCCCTAAAGAGGGACCCCATGTATAATGAGGTGAGTGTTTAATAAACTCTAATAATAATCATGTATTAAATGACCAGTAATGAGAATGCAGTTGCAAAACACCATGTGTACTATATGTATTATGCTTGAATAATATTGTCTTTTGTGTATTCTGATGGAATATTTCCGACCATGTAAACACGTCTTTGGTTGTACTTTTGTAACCTTGTCATATTCACAACCATggcctctctttcctcctctacctcttcCTTTGGACATCttcctggctcctcagtatctCGACAGAATAGGACAGGTTTTCTTTGGCGTTCCACCCAAACAGTCCCCATCATACGGTGGACTGCTAGGTGAGTGAACCAAGATTTTGTTCATTTGAAGCAGATCATTTAAGTTTTGTTCCCTGTACGACTCAACATCACATCCCTGTTCACTATGACTCACACATTTCAACCCTCAGGTTTTACATATTAGGTGTGCTGCATTCAATTTATAGTTAAATCCACAAACGTATATTGTCTCAGAGTTGATATATGATGGTTTATTATAtacattaggggtgtaacaGTATGTGTAATTTTCGTTCGCTTCGGTCCATGACATCCTTTCGGTACACCGTGTGCCCCatacagctgtttatgtctattACTCGCCCATGCGGAACAGAAATTCTGGAGCGTTTTAATTTTACCTGGAAAGTTTTGGCAGCGCACCAGTTGTCTATCAGTTGTAGCAGCGCTATAGCATGCTAAGTGGTTTAGCCCGGTTCGCAGGGTTAATCAAGCTCAATGGACAACGATTTGTTTCAAACTGTATGCCGACACTGTTAAACTGAAGTCAGGTATGTCTGTGGATACTCTGCATTTAATTTACAACGGCATCAGCCGAATGTGTTGATTAGCagagtgaaacaaaaacagacaacaacacaggGCTCAGGCAGCCTCCTACTGCAGATTCAGACCGTGCTACCAAACTCGATCGTGTAGCCTACCGAATAAAAGCATGTGGTCAAAGTGTTTTGAGCCCCACTACAATGTGTTCAGTCAGTCGTTTGTGCCTGCCCCGTATGAACGAGCACAAGCTGCAGCCCAGTTCAGGAATTATCAACAGGTCAGAGTCTTATGATGGAGCATTATGgaatcagaaatacttcattgatccccggggggaacctgggttacatttacattacatttattttacattacagacatttctgttatttttttatgtatttatcttttattgaaaatatgtcagtatttgAGTGCTGAACTGTTAGAATAAGAATTATGGCCAATGAGTCAATGttacaattttcaaaataaatgaaaaatatatatatattttctgaaTTTCTTTGTTTTCCCTATTGTACCGAAAATGTACCGAACCATGAATTTTGTGcaccgttacacccctaatagacattaaatgattaatgagttttgacattttgggaaatatgcttatttgctttcttgcaaaGAGGTAGATGGAAGATAGATACCACTCATGTCTGCACGGAaaatagtgagctttagaggtgccaGGAGACAGATTATGTTACCTTTTGAAAAAAGCCAGGTTAGCTGTTTGCCccagtttccagtctttatgctaaactaagctaactgGTTGCTGGCCCCAGCTATATATTTTCcatacagatatgagagtgctatcaatcttctcatctaactatgGCTGTCCTCGAATACccttttttgggcttcgaagcttcggttaGAAATATTTGAAGCTTCGAGGCACAGCGCAGCAGGCTTACAAGTTCTTCTGTCGGTCTGTCAATGTTTCCCCCGTTTCaatgccgctgccgcactactgtacacatacgcacctctacacacaacaaacaacgatatccatctgagaataaataataataattaatgttgaatactaataatgaataatgttgtggcaTTATACCTTATTTCTTGAGCTATTTTGGggtttatactttattataacatatttataaaaaaaagcattccaatactgatttggaggtcgataaccatggtaacggtcaaagcttcgaagcattcaggtcagccctacATCTAACTCTGCAGGAAATTGAATGAGTGTACTacttttagtagtagtagtactttttttttagtacttcccaaaatgttgaactattcctttaaaatgctACATATAATAATTTATCAACTTCTTTGAAAAAGAAAGCTTTGTACAAGATAATTTTGTGCTGTGTAAATGTCA
The genomic region above belongs to Sebastes fasciatus isolate fSebFas1 chromosome 20, fSebFas1.pri, whole genome shotgun sequence and contains:
- the get4 gene encoding Golgi to ER traffic protein 4 homolog; its protein translation is MSEPESLRCSSARNRGGVQRVEGKLRASVEKGDYYEAHQMYRTLFFRYMSQAKHAEARELMYNGALLFFSYNQQNSAADLSMLVLEVLEKSETKVEDEILESLAKLFSRMDQNSPERVAFVSRALKWSTGGSGKLGHPKLHQLLAVTLWKEQNYSESRYHFLHSSDGEGCAQMLVEYSASRGFRSEVDMFVAQAVLQFLCLKNKNGASVVFSTYTEKHPSIEKGPPFVQPLLNFIWFLLLAVDGGKLTVFTVLCEQYQPSLKRDPMYNEYLDRIGQVFFGVPPKQSPSYGGLLGNLLNSLMGSGEEDDAAEEAQEDSSPIELD